In Microbacterium maritypicum, the following are encoded in one genomic region:
- a CDS encoding FtsK/SpoIIIE domain-containing protein produces the protein MEPLPIVLPSAPLPLRRAPLPFMAAIVPIAAGVVLWLITGSVFALCFAALGPLMIVASFADAARNRRRERRRDAAQSEQDWAAAEAELVLRHREERETRWLRHPDTAASLLQTPLRGAESPDSATALVVGAGSAPSGIRCSGGEDGRGRGFRDRCGVLDDAPIVVPLGGGVCLRGARPVIAAAARALLLQLSLRFSAAQLSLVGAELRECGLDALPHARRARRGGFRVGIGSGDAIRMDADAVVWLAPADAEVPAGITTVIDIIEPGRARLRTPQGTAVVSVECVSLAQAGIIAREHASAAGEIDVLPDSVVLHELEQPRPGDGLAAAIGRNEHGQLVVDIVEDGPHAIVTGTTGTGKSELLVSWVTAISAVYGPDRVTFVLADFKGGTAFEPLRGLRQVAAVITDLDEGGARRGVSSLTAELRRREGVLAEAGARDVREVGMPRLVIVVDEFAALLAEHPDLGAVFTDVAARGRALGMHLILGTQRAAGVVRDALAANCPLRVSLRVGDAADSRLMIGTDAAAELPGGAEARGLALVRRPAEPEPSAIRIALTSPADLRAVGLQWAAADPPRSPWLAALPTRIPLADLVASAALGPDAIVLGRADEPARQAQPLELLRCGQDRGIVLLGAPRSGRSTALRALAAQWPDAAWVPNDPEAAWDLLTAWVLGSERMPSLVLGDDIDGVLSTLPPEYGQQYTQRWEQLLRGRGETTFVLAATRAAGPLGRLIDALPRRALLRMPSRVEHLAAGGEASSYIRDRSPGRAHIGDREVQLAWVPEGAGVPPALVTPPAWAPSCAITAVVTAGAASVVEMLRAAHPGCEVIAAGAEPTQRDRPCLVVGDAEVWQRNWPLWQRIRGEGEVLIRAEQQSDLRQLAGVRELPPYARTHAGRAWSVRGAGAPRRVVLPALSPR, from the coding sequence ATGGAACCCCTCCCGATCGTGCTCCCGTCGGCCCCGTTGCCGTTGCGCCGTGCTCCACTCCCTTTCATGGCGGCGATCGTCCCGATAGCCGCAGGGGTCGTGCTCTGGCTGATCACCGGATCCGTGTTCGCGCTGTGCTTCGCCGCGCTGGGACCGTTGATGATCGTGGCATCGTTCGCGGACGCGGCGCGCAACCGGCGACGTGAACGTCGGCGCGACGCTGCGCAGTCCGAGCAGGACTGGGCGGCGGCCGAGGCCGAACTCGTACTCCGCCACCGGGAGGAGCGTGAGACCCGGTGGCTCCGCCACCCCGATACCGCGGCGAGTCTCCTGCAGACTCCCCTCCGTGGAGCGGAGTCGCCGGATAGCGCAACCGCCCTCGTGGTGGGGGCCGGGAGTGCGCCGAGCGGAATCCGGTGCAGCGGGGGCGAAGACGGTCGTGGTCGTGGGTTCCGCGACCGTTGCGGAGTGCTCGACGACGCCCCCATCGTCGTGCCGCTGGGCGGAGGAGTGTGTCTGCGCGGCGCGCGGCCGGTGATCGCCGCCGCGGCGCGCGCGCTCCTGCTGCAACTGAGTCTTCGCTTCAGCGCGGCGCAGCTGTCGCTCGTGGGCGCTGAACTCCGCGAGTGCGGGCTGGACGCGCTGCCGCATGCGCGGCGCGCGCGCAGGGGTGGCTTCCGTGTCGGGATCGGATCGGGCGACGCGATCCGGATGGATGCCGATGCCGTGGTCTGGTTGGCGCCGGCCGACGCCGAGGTTCCGGCGGGGATCACGACGGTGATCGACATCATCGAACCAGGACGTGCCCGGCTGCGCACCCCTCAGGGCACCGCCGTCGTCTCCGTCGAGTGCGTCTCACTCGCACAAGCAGGGATCATCGCTCGCGAGCATGCGTCGGCGGCCGGCGAGATCGATGTGCTTCCCGACTCCGTCGTTCTGCACGAGCTGGAGCAGCCACGCCCAGGCGACGGTCTGGCTGCCGCCATCGGTCGGAACGAGCACGGACAGCTGGTCGTCGACATCGTCGAAGACGGTCCTCACGCCATCGTGACGGGAACGACGGGCACCGGCAAGAGCGAGCTTCTGGTCAGCTGGGTCACCGCCATCTCCGCGGTCTACGGGCCGGACCGAGTGACGTTCGTGCTCGCGGACTTCAAAGGGGGGACCGCATTCGAGCCGTTGCGCGGGTTGCGGCAGGTCGCAGCGGTCATCACGGATCTCGATGAGGGCGGCGCCCGGCGAGGCGTCTCCAGTCTGACCGCCGAGCTTCGCCGCCGGGAAGGCGTTCTCGCCGAAGCCGGTGCTCGGGACGTTCGAGAGGTGGGGATGCCACGGTTGGTCATCGTCGTCGATGAATTCGCGGCGCTGCTGGCGGAGCATCCCGACCTGGGGGCTGTCTTCACCGACGTCGCCGCACGGGGGCGGGCGCTGGGCATGCACCTCATCCTCGGCACACAACGCGCTGCCGGAGTCGTGAGGGATGCGCTGGCGGCCAACTGTCCGCTCCGAGTCAGTCTGCGGGTCGGGGATGCCGCGGACAGCAGGCTCATGATCGGAACGGACGCCGCGGCGGAACTCCCCGGCGGCGCGGAAGCGCGGGGTCTCGCTCTCGTTCGCCGTCCGGCCGAACCCGAGCCGTCGGCGATCCGCATCGCGCTGACGAGTCCCGCGGATCTGCGAGCGGTGGGGCTGCAGTGGGCGGCGGCCGATCCGCCCCGCAGCCCGTGGCTCGCCGCGCTTCCCACACGGATCCCGCTCGCGGACCTCGTCGCTTCTGCCGCGCTGGGTCCGGATGCCATCGTGCTCGGGCGAGCCGACGAACCCGCCCGCCAAGCCCAGCCACTCGAGCTTTTGCGCTGTGGGCAGGATCGAGGAATCGTGCTGCTGGGGGCGCCGCGGTCGGGCCGCTCCACCGCCTTGCGGGCCCTGGCTGCGCAGTGGCCTGATGCTGCGTGGGTGCCGAACGACCCAGAGGCGGCGTGGGACCTCCTCACGGCGTGGGTGTTGGGGAGTGAACGGATGCCGTCGCTCGTCCTCGGCGACGACATCGACGGGGTGCTCTCGACTCTTCCCCCCGAGTACGGTCAGCAATACACGCAACGGTGGGAGCAGCTTCTCCGCGGCCGCGGGGAGACGACCTTCGTGCTGGCGGCGACAAGGGCGGCGGGCCCGCTGGGACGACTGATCGATGCTCTGCCGCGACGAGCGCTGCTTCGGATGCCGAGCCGAGTGGAGCATCTCGCGGCCGGGGGAGAGGCCTCGTCATACATCCGCGACCGCTCTCCCGGCCGTGCCCACATCGGCGATCGCGAGGTGCAGCTGGCATGGGTCCCGGAAGGCGCGGGGGTTCCCCCTGCCCTCGTCACACCTCCGGCCTGGGCGCCGTCGTGCGCGATCACCGCCGTCGTGACCGCCGGAGCTGCTTCGGTCGTAGAGATGCTGCGTGCGGCGCATCCGGGGTGCGAGGTCATCGCTGCCGGGGCGGAGCCGACACAGCGCGACCGTCCCTGCCTCGTCGTGGGGGACGCGGAGGTGTGGCAGCGCAACTGGCCGTTGTGGCAGCGCATCCGAGGGGAGGGCGAAGTGCTGATCCGTGCCGAGCAGCAGTCCGATCTCCGTCAGCTCGCGGGCGTGCGGGAACTCCCGCCGTACGCGCGCACCCACGCCGGCCGAGCCTGGTCCGTCCGTGGTGCCGGAGCGCCGCGTCGCGTCGTCCTTCCTGCACTGTCGCCGCGATGA
- a CDS encoding FKBP-type peptidyl-prolyl cis-trans isomerase: protein MRKRPLIVLSTVAAATLLLAGCSGSSAPSSSGTPSPTASSACALDAQPGKTSDAVVVEGKGADTKVTVPADAAFEGVERTVVSAGDGDDVFVNDLVSVEYQIVDATTNKVLDSSARGEGGVLPVLLDTNQSSLFVAALECEPVGSRIVLALPGSALGEGASSVVVYAEAVEQLPEVATGKDVDPTPGMPTVKLDDNGKPSVKIPDGDAPTETKVAVLKQGDGPTVGSGDLVVVQYLGVKWSDGKEFDSSWSRDAAPTQFQTTGVVAGFQKALEGQKVGSQVVVVMPPSDGYGASEGHELQKESLVFVVDILATTPVQQ, encoded by the coding sequence GTGCGCAAGCGTCCGCTCATCGTTCTGTCCACCGTCGCCGCGGCGACTCTGCTGCTCGCAGGCTGCTCCGGCAGTTCCGCGCCGTCGAGCTCCGGTACGCCGAGCCCGACCGCGTCGAGTGCGTGCGCGCTGGACGCGCAGCCGGGGAAGACCTCCGATGCCGTGGTCGTCGAGGGCAAGGGAGCGGACACGAAGGTCACGGTCCCGGCCGATGCCGCGTTCGAGGGCGTCGAACGGACGGTCGTCTCCGCCGGCGATGGTGACGATGTCTTCGTCAACGACCTGGTCTCGGTCGAGTACCAGATCGTCGATGCGACGACGAACAAGGTGCTGGACTCATCCGCCCGTGGTGAGGGGGGCGTGCTGCCTGTTCTTCTCGACACCAATCAGTCCTCGCTCTTCGTCGCCGCGCTCGAGTGCGAGCCGGTCGGCTCGCGCATAGTGCTCGCCCTTCCCGGCAGCGCTCTCGGCGAGGGCGCGAGCAGCGTGGTCGTGTACGCCGAGGCTGTCGAGCAGCTCCCCGAGGTGGCGACCGGCAAGGACGTCGACCCGACCCCGGGCATGCCGACCGTCAAGCTCGATGACAATGGCAAGCCCTCCGTCAAGATCCCCGACGGAGATGCACCGACCGAGACGAAGGTCGCCGTCCTCAAGCAGGGCGACGGACCCACGGTCGGCTCCGGCGACCTCGTGGTCGTGCAGTACCTCGGCGTCAAGTGGTCGGACGGCAAGGAGTTCGACTCCAGCTGGAGCCGCGACGCCGCCCCGACGCAGTTCCAGACCACGGGTGTGGTCGCGGGCTTCCAGAAGGCGCTCGAGGGACAGAAGGTCGGGTCTCAGGTCGTCGTCGTGATGCCGCCGTCGGACGGCTACGGCGCCAGCGAGGGACACGAGCTCCAGAAGGAGAGCCTCGTCTTCGTCGTCGACATCCTCGCCACCACGCCTGTCCAGCAGTAG
- a CDS encoding aldo/keto reductase has protein sequence MVLSQRRVGASGLLVSSTGLGCNNFGRAGTVTETLSGTREVIDAALANGITFFDTADMYGAVAGASEALMGEALEGRRDRVVLATKFGQERDMGYEFPAARGSRRYVRRAVEESLRRLRTDWIDLYQLHLPDPETPIAETTDALDELVREGKIRYYGHSNFTGWQIAEAEFTSRARSSGRFISAQNHYSLLARAAEREVLPAVERYALGFFPYFPLHNGLLTGKFTRDGGPASSRIMSTRRHVWENAPWDAIDTFRDFCDERGITMLEASFGWLLSRPAVSSVIAGATTPEQVEANAAAGDSWRPSVEDEKIIDELFPLPADPGARV, from the coding sequence ATGGTCTTGTCTCAGCGCCGAGTGGGCGCTTCCGGTCTTCTCGTGTCATCCACCGGCCTCGGCTGCAACAACTTCGGTCGAGCGGGGACGGTGACCGAGACGCTCTCCGGCACGAGAGAGGTGATCGATGCGGCACTCGCCAACGGCATCACGTTCTTCGACACCGCTGACATGTACGGTGCGGTGGCCGGCGCGAGTGAGGCGCTGATGGGTGAAGCCCTCGAGGGGCGTCGAGACCGTGTGGTGCTGGCCACGAAGTTCGGCCAGGAACGGGACATGGGCTACGAGTTCCCCGCGGCCCGTGGTTCTCGCCGCTACGTCCGGCGGGCGGTGGAGGAGTCGCTGCGGCGGCTTCGAACCGACTGGATCGACCTGTACCAGCTGCATCTGCCGGACCCGGAGACGCCGATCGCCGAGACGACGGACGCCCTCGACGAGCTCGTGCGTGAAGGCAAGATCCGCTACTACGGGCACTCGAATTTCACCGGATGGCAGATCGCCGAAGCGGAGTTCACGTCCCGCGCGCGATCTTCGGGCAGATTCATCTCCGCACAGAACCACTACTCCCTGCTCGCGCGCGCGGCCGAACGCGAGGTGCTGCCGGCCGTGGAGAGATACGCCCTGGGCTTCTTCCCGTACTTCCCGCTGCACAACGGACTCCTCACGGGCAAGTTCACGCGCGACGGGGGACCGGCCTCGAGCCGCATCATGTCCACGCGTCGCCATGTCTGGGAGAACGCGCCCTGGGATGCCATCGACACCTTCCGCGACTTCTGCGACGAGCGCGGCATAACGATGTTGGAGGCTTCCTTCGGTTGGCTTCTCTCGCGGCCGGCGGTCTCCAGCGTCATAGCCGGTGCGACGACACCCGAGCAGGTCGAAGCGAACGCGGCAGCGGGTGATTCGTGGCGTCCGAGTGTCGAAGACGAGAAGATCATCGACGAGCTGTTCCCTCTGCCGGCCGACCCGGGCGCCCGGGTGTGA
- a CDS encoding large exoprotein: MYDYYDTGSLAVFGILIVFGFIFAIAGYVLSSLFLMKIFEKAGVEGKWRAWVPVYNAMILAKLGDVSPWVMLGAIVINIIPILNYISWIAYVAVIVIVAWRVGLKLQKDAVWILLGLIPGIGALIWLGINAFDKSRWNPNIVPAPWANNGFLGDNTVWQGIPVQPKPAAAAPGYGAPQGYAPPAPQGYAPPAPQGYAPPAQPGYAPPAGPAAPATGAPVPPVPPTTPPAPPAAPPTTPPAPPTAPPAAPPAPPAAPPAPPSDPTQPPA; the protein is encoded by the coding sequence ATGTACGACTATTACGACACAGGCTCGTTGGCCGTTTTCGGCATCCTGATCGTCTTCGGCTTCATCTTCGCGATAGCGGGGTACGTCCTCTCGTCGCTGTTCCTGATGAAGATCTTCGAGAAGGCCGGAGTCGAGGGTAAGTGGCGAGCATGGGTGCCCGTCTACAACGCCATGATCCTGGCGAAGCTCGGCGATGTGTCGCCGTGGGTGATGCTCGGTGCCATCGTGATCAACATCATTCCGATCCTGAACTACATCTCGTGGATCGCCTATGTCGCGGTCATCGTGATCGTCGCCTGGCGCGTGGGTCTCAAGCTGCAGAAGGATGCCGTCTGGATCCTCCTGGGCCTGATCCCCGGTATCGGTGCCTTGATCTGGCTCGGCATCAACGCTTTCGACAAGTCGCGCTGGAACCCGAACATCGTTCCCGCGCCCTGGGCGAACAACGGATTCCTCGGTGACAACACGGTGTGGCAGGGCATCCCGGTTCAGCCCAAGCCCGCCGCCGCTGCTCCCGGATACGGCGCACCGCAGGGGTACGCCCCTCCGGCACCGCAGGGGTACGCCCCTCCGGCACCGCAGGGCTACGCCCCGCCCGCTCAGCCCGGCTACGCTCCGCCTGCAGGGCCTGCTGCTCCGGCCACGGGTGCGCCCGTCCCGCCGGTGCCGCCCACCACCCCGCCGGCACCTCCGGCGGCACCGCCGACCACTCCGCCCGCGCCGCCCACTGCACCGCCTGCGGCTCCGCCGGCACCGCCCGCTGCTCCGCCGGCACCGCCGAGCGATCCCACTCAGCCTCCGGCGTGA
- a CDS encoding YaaA family protein → MKILLPPSETKREGGHDVPLDIASLSLPSLSAHRSAVLDALVDLAADDEVSRRVLKLSERQMGEIAHNRRLRTAPTMPAIDRYTGVLFDALDARGLTAASRRWLGEHVWIHSAPLGPVGALDAVPTYRLAAGTSLPRFPALRKHWAEATSAAIAEASPSCVLDLRSEAYVALGPVPDTVPSAYVRVVTEHGRALNHFNKKSKGLLVRALAEDRPRVASLRSLRRWAESRGVVLRDTEQPGVLELVVHE, encoded by the coding sequence ATGAAGATCCTGCTTCCGCCGTCGGAGACGAAGCGCGAGGGCGGTCATGATGTCCCGCTCGACATCGCCTCCCTCTCGCTGCCGTCGCTGAGTGCGCATCGATCCGCCGTGCTGGATGCCCTCGTCGACCTCGCAGCCGACGACGAGGTCTCGCGACGCGTGCTCAAGTTGAGCGAGCGCCAGATGGGCGAGATCGCGCACAACCGGCGGCTGCGGACGGCGCCCACGATGCCCGCGATCGATCGATACACGGGCGTGCTCTTCGATGCGCTCGATGCACGGGGTCTCACCGCAGCGTCGCGTCGGTGGTTGGGGGAGCACGTCTGGATCCACAGTGCACCTCTCGGTCCCGTCGGTGCGCTGGACGCGGTGCCGACCTATCGCCTGGCCGCCGGGACTTCGCTGCCGCGCTTCCCTGCGTTGCGGAAGCACTGGGCGGAAGCCACGTCAGCGGCGATCGCGGAGGCGTCACCGTCCTGCGTGCTCGATCTGCGCAGTGAGGCGTATGTGGCGCTGGGGCCTGTGCCCGACACTGTGCCCTCCGCCTATGTCCGCGTCGTCACTGAGCACGGCCGGGCGCTGAACCACTTCAACAAGAAGTCCAAGGGGTTGCTCGTGCGTGCCCTCGCCGAAGATCGGCCCCGTGTGGCTTCCCTCCGCTCCCTCCGGCGCTGGGCCGAGAGCCGAGGCGTCGTGCTGCGTGACACGGAGCAACCGGGTGTTCTGGAGCTCGTCGTCCACGAGTGA
- a CDS encoding asparaginase has protein sequence MLETLTVQDSVELAVVERSGFVESRHAGAAIVLSSDGDIVARHGNPDALVLPRSSLKPLQAVACITAGAVLEGEQLAISTASHVGTDRHASVVRDILTEGGLTEDDLACPASWPSDSATRDDLVREHGEPTRVRMNCSGKHAAMLRACVATGWPTTGYLDPSHPLQVHIRDVVERLTGEKVAHTAIDGCGAPVHAMTLTALARGIHRIGTASDRSPFALHRVAGSLVRAVRESPWTIEGPGRPDTIAIEKLGVFTKHGAEGVMVMVAPNGTTVALKMLDGATRASTIVAATLLERAGGLSSAEVAMLAEALPLTVSGGGSIVGAIRPGAGI, from the coding sequence GTGCTGGAGACTCTCACCGTTCAGGATTCCGTGGAACTCGCCGTCGTCGAACGGAGTGGATTCGTCGAATCGCGTCACGCCGGCGCAGCGATCGTGCTCTCTTCCGATGGTGACATCGTCGCCCGCCACGGCAACCCCGACGCGTTGGTCCTGCCCCGCTCGAGCCTCAAGCCCCTGCAGGCGGTGGCCTGCATCACGGCAGGTGCGGTGCTCGAGGGCGAACAGCTCGCGATCTCCACGGCGAGCCATGTCGGTACCGACCGGCACGCCTCCGTCGTTCGCGACATCCTCACCGAAGGCGGGCTGACCGAGGACGACCTGGCGTGCCCGGCGTCCTGGCCGAGTGATTCGGCGACGCGCGATGACCTCGTCCGCGAGCACGGTGAGCCGACGCGCGTGCGGATGAACTGCTCCGGAAAGCATGCCGCGATGCTGCGTGCGTGCGTGGCGACCGGTTGGCCGACCACCGGCTATCTCGACCCGTCACATCCGCTGCAGGTGCACATTCGCGATGTCGTCGAGCGTCTCACAGGCGAGAAGGTCGCCCACACGGCGATCGACGGGTGCGGAGCCCCTGTCCACGCGATGACCCTCACCGCCCTCGCGCGAGGCATCCACCGCATCGGCACCGCCTCCGACCGCTCGCCCTTCGCCCTTCATCGCGTCGCCGGTTCGCTGGTGCGAGCGGTACGGGAGAGTCCCTGGACGATCGAAGGGCCCGGCCGCCCCGACACGATCGCGATCGAGAAGCTCGGAGTCTTCACCAAACACGGAGCCGAGGGCGTCATGGTGATGGTCGCCCCGAACGGCACGACCGTCGCGCTGAAGATGCTGGACGGCGCGACGCGCGCTTCGACGATCGTGGCAGCGACGCTCCTCGAGCGCGCAGGGGGCCTGAGCAGCGCCGAGGTCGCCATGCTGGCGGAGGCGCTTCCCCTCACCGTTTCGGGCGGCGGCTCGATCGTCGGCGCGATCCGTCCCGGCGCCGGTATCTGA
- the dxr gene encoding 1-deoxy-D-xylulose-5-phosphate reductoisomerase, with protein MRRIIVLGSTGSIGTQALDVIRANPRRFELVGLAAGSNAEMLGEQAAQFQVEDTALGADEAEQLVRDVEADVVLNAITGSIGLGSTLAALKAGRTLALANKESLIVGGDLVLAAAAPGQIVPVDSEHSALAQALLAGTHAEVRRLVVTASGGPFRGRTRAELSDVTPAEALAHPTWDMGRMVTTNSATLVNKGLEVIEAHLLFDVAYDDIEVVVHPQSIVHSMVEFIDGSTIAQASPPDMRLPISLGLDWPHRVGGVGRPLDWTTASSWTFEPLDGEAFPSVALAKAVGRAGGTFPAVYNAANEQAVDAFHEGRLSFLGIVDTIARVVDAHDAPDVLTVETLAAAEAWARATADRMIAAS; from the coding sequence ATGCGTCGCATCATCGTCCTCGGCTCCACCGGCTCCATCGGCACCCAGGCGTTGGATGTCATCCGCGCCAATCCTCGTCGGTTCGAACTGGTCGGCCTCGCCGCCGGCTCGAACGCCGAGATGCTGGGTGAGCAGGCCGCGCAGTTCCAGGTCGAGGACACGGCGCTCGGTGCGGACGAGGCCGAGCAACTCGTCCGCGATGTCGAGGCCGATGTCGTGCTCAACGCCATCACCGGCTCGATCGGACTCGGCTCGACTCTCGCGGCGCTGAAGGCAGGCCGCACGCTGGCCCTGGCGAACAAGGAGTCGTTGATCGTCGGCGGGGACCTGGTTCTCGCCGCCGCCGCGCCCGGACAGATCGTCCCGGTGGACTCCGAGCACTCGGCGCTGGCGCAGGCCCTGCTCGCCGGCACTCACGCCGAGGTGCGCCGGCTCGTCGTGACGGCATCCGGCGGTCCGTTCCGTGGTCGCACGCGTGCAGAGCTGTCCGATGTGACCCCCGCGGAGGCCCTCGCGCACCCGACATGGGACATGGGCCGCATGGTCACGACGAATTCGGCCACTCTCGTGAACAAGGGGCTCGAAGTCATCGAGGCGCACCTCCTGTTCGATGTCGCCTACGACGACATCGAGGTGGTCGTGCATCCGCAGTCCATCGTGCACTCGATGGTCGAGTTCATCGACGGCTCCACGATCGCCCAGGCCTCACCGCCCGACATGCGTCTCCCGATCTCGCTCGGGCTGGATTGGCCGCACCGCGTCGGAGGGGTCGGACGACCGCTCGATTGGACCACGGCGTCGTCGTGGACGTTCGAACCGCTCGACGGCGAGGCCTTCCCCTCGGTCGCACTCGCGAAGGCCGTCGGTCGTGCGGGCGGTACTTTCCCCGCTGTCTACAACGCGGCGAACGAGCAGGCTGTCGACGCCTTCCACGAAGGTCGACTGTCGTTCCTCGGCATCGTCGACACGATCGCGCGCGTCGTCGACGCCCATGACGCACCCGACGTGCTCACCGTGGAGACGCTCGCCGCAGCCGAGGCCTGGGCGCGCGCGACCGCGGACCGGATGATCGCGGCCAGCTGA
- a CDS encoding PP2C family serine/threonine-protein phosphatase, with translation MAETKTHRVTVAQRALLLSWAGVTDLGRRRETNQDAFLAEFPLFVVADGMGGHAGGEIASRSTVERLQAVVSAGDVNGPAIEKALEQAVGDIADHPETTDEGTGTTLTGVFFAITGDHAQWVALNIGDSRVYLLRDDRLVQVTTDHSVVQELITAGKLSPEEAEGHPYSNVITRAVGASELTAPDYVTIDVRAGDRFVICSDGLTKELTDYGIQHFLREHRDPGHSVDAMLAAALENGGRDNVTLIIVQVEDEDDSSSPIEDTTE, from the coding sequence GTGGCTGAGACGAAGACGCATCGCGTCACGGTTGCGCAGCGCGCATTGCTGCTGTCCTGGGCAGGGGTCACCGATCTCGGTCGTCGTCGAGAGACGAATCAGGATGCGTTCCTGGCGGAGTTCCCCCTGTTCGTCGTCGCGGACGGCATGGGCGGCCACGCGGGTGGAGAGATCGCGAGCCGCAGCACGGTAGAGCGGCTTCAAGCCGTCGTCTCCGCGGGCGATGTCAACGGTCCTGCGATCGAGAAAGCGCTCGAACAGGCGGTGGGCGACATCGCCGACCACCCCGAAACGACCGACGAGGGCACCGGTACCACTCTCACCGGCGTCTTCTTCGCGATCACGGGCGATCACGCCCAGTGGGTGGCCCTGAACATCGGGGATTCCCGTGTCTACCTTCTTCGCGATGACCGCCTCGTCCAGGTCACGACAGATCATTCGGTCGTGCAGGAGCTGATCACGGCGGGCAAGCTCAGTCCAGAGGAGGCCGAAGGGCACCCGTACAGCAACGTGATCACGAGGGCGGTGGGTGCGAGCGAGCTCACGGCGCCGGACTACGTGACGATCGACGTGCGCGCCGGCGATCGATTCGTCATCTGCTCCGACGGGCTCACCAAGGAGCTCACCGATTACGGGATCCAGCACTTCCTCAGGGAGCACCGCGACCCGGGCCACAGTGTGGACGCCATGCTCGCCGCGGCGTTGGAGAATGGCGGGCGTGACAACGTGACACTCATCATCGTGCAGGTTGAAGACGAGGACGACTCGTCCTCCCCAATCGAAGACACGACGGAGTAG
- a CDS encoding OsmC family protein: MAESTPRALGEHHYALTSVWTGNTGTGTSGYRDYRREVTIEVDGKPELLASADKPFRGDPSRWNPEDLLLASLSECHLLSYLHACVTAGVVVVSYRDDASGMMREDGKGGGAFVEVMLRPEVVVADASMIEAAERAHAQANEWCFIANSMNFPVRHEATVRAE, translated from the coding sequence ATGGCAGAGTCGACCCCCCGCGCCCTCGGCGAACATCACTACGCGCTCACCTCGGTCTGGACCGGAAACACCGGCACCGGGACGTCCGGCTACCGGGACTACCGCCGCGAAGTCACCATCGAAGTCGACGGCAAGCCGGAGCTGCTCGCATCGGCGGACAAGCCGTTCCGCGGCGATCCCTCGCGGTGGAATCCGGAAGACCTCCTGCTCGCCTCGCTCTCGGAGTGCCACCTGCTCTCGTACCTGCACGCGTGCGTGACGGCCGGCGTGGTCGTCGTCTCCTACCGCGACGACGCGAGCGGGATGATGCGCGAAGACGGCAAGGGCGGTGGGGCGTTCGTCGAGGTGATGCTGCGGCCCGAGGTCGTCGTCGCGGACGCATCGATGATCGAGGCGGCCGAGCGCGCCCACGCGCAGGCGAACGAATGGTGCTTCATCGCCAACTCGATGAACTTCCCGGTGCGCCACGAGGCGACCGTCCGCGCCGAGTGA
- a CDS encoding F0F1 ATP synthase subunit epsilon, with protein sequence MALHVSLVSADAEVWTGEASLVVAKTVEGEIGFMTGHEPVLAILAEGQVRITQSDGTKVLANAQDGFLSMEGDTLTIVAGNAALIA encoded by the coding sequence ATGGCGCTCCACGTCAGCCTCGTCTCCGCGGATGCGGAGGTCTGGACGGGAGAGGCGAGCCTCGTGGTCGCCAAGACCGTCGAGGGCGAGATCGGCTTCATGACCGGCCATGAGCCGGTGCTGGCCATCCTCGCTGAGGGCCAGGTCCGCATCACGCAGTCGGATGGCACGAAGGTGCTGGCCAACGCGCAGGACGGGTTCCTCTCCATGGAGGGCGACACCCTGACGATCGTGGCCGGCAACGCGGCTCTCATCGCCTAG
- a CDS encoding lysophospholipid acyltransferase family protein yields MTSEQSVEPESSSQEESSSSDETAKPRHAGFAYTLGRSLITPLARLVYRPKIEGRENVPLTGPVIFASNHLSFIDSIAIPVAAPRPVHFLAKSTYFEGTGFQGWMSKTFFESIGAIPVRRGAGQAALDALELQRQLLDEGLAVALYPEGTRSTDGRLYKGRTGVAFLALQTGAPVVPVGLIGTDKVMPVGAKMPTLKERITVRFGEPLDLSPHGPATSGRARRLATDEIMAAIHGLSGQELAGAYNEAPAQGTIEKIKQALPHERR; encoded by the coding sequence ATGACCTCTGAGCAGTCCGTCGAGCCCGAATCCTCGTCACAAGAGGAATCCTCGTCGTCAGATGAGACTGCCAAGCCCCGTCACGCCGGGTTCGCCTACACCCTCGGACGCAGTCTCATCACTCCGCTGGCGCGGCTCGTGTACCGGCCGAAGATCGAGGGCCGCGAGAACGTTCCGCTGACCGGGCCCGTCATCTTCGCCAGCAACCACCTGTCATTCATCGACTCGATCGCGATCCCGGTCGCCGCACCCCGGCCCGTGCACTTCCTCGCGAAGTCGACCTACTTCGAAGGCACCGGCTTCCAGGGCTGGATGAGCAAGACCTTCTTCGAGTCGATCGGTGCCATCCCTGTGCGCCGCGGTGCCGGCCAAGCGGCTCTGGATGCTCTCGAGCTGCAGCGTCAGCTCCTCGACGAGGGACTCGCCGTCGCGCTCTACCCGGAGGGCACGCGCTCCACCGACGGCCGCCTCTACAAGGGGCGTACCGGGGTCGCGTTCCTCGCGCTCCAGACGGGCGCCCCCGTCGTGCCGGTCGGGCTGATCGGGACGGACAAGGTGATGCCGGTCGGGGCGAAGATGCCGACGCTCAAGGAGCGCATCACGGTCCGGTTCGGCGAGCCGCTGGATCTATCGCCGCACGGACCTGCGACCAGCGGGCGTGCGCGTCGCCTGGCGACCGACGAGATCATGGCAGCCATCCACGGTCTGTCCGGTCAGGAACTCGCCGGAGCCTACAACGAGGCTCCTGCGCAGGGCACGATCGAGAAGATCAAGCAGGCCCTGCCGCACGAGCGCCGTTGA